Within the Cinclus cinclus chromosome 12, bCinCin1.1, whole genome shotgun sequence genome, the region AGCTGCGGCATGATTATGTGGAGGACAGCAGTGAGGGGGGCTtctccccagtgcccccccgGACCAAGGGCCAGGAGGCAGAGGTGACCGATGAGGAGTTCATGCGGAGACAGATCCTGGAGATGAGTGCTGAGGAGGACAACctcgaggaggaggaggaggaaggctaTGGACGCACCAAGTACAGCATCCCCAAAGCTGGGCAGAAGACAGAGGCAGAGAAGGGCAAAGAGCCAGCATCAGCCAAGCGGCGCCTGCCACATGGAGCCAGCAGCATGTACACAGAGGATAGCAaggaggtggaggcagtggaggGTGATGACTTGAGCACGGCCCAGGGTGGGCTGCGGCGATTCAAGACCATCGAGCTGAACAGCACAACTGGCTACGGCCGGGAGATGGAGATTGGCCAGGAGCCAGATACCAGTGTGGACCGGGAGCCTGAGCTGGAGATGGAGAGTCTGACAGGCTCCCCTGAGGAGCGCTCACGGGGCGAGTACTCCTCCACCCTGCCAGCCACAACGCCCAGCTACACCTCAGGCACCTCGCCCACCTCCATCTCCTCGCTGGAGGAGGACAGCGACAGCAGCCCCAGCCGCCGGCAGCGGCTGGAGGAAgtgaagcagcagaggaaggcTCGACATCGCTCACATGGCCCCTTGCTGCCCACCATTGAGGATTCatctgaggaggaggagatgcgggaggaagaggagctccTGCGGGAACAAGAGAAGATGCGGGAGGTGGAGCAGCAGCGCATCCGGAGCACAGCACGCAAGACCAAGCGTGACAAGGAGGAGCTGAGGGCCCAGCGGAGGAGGGAGCGCTCCAAAACCCCCCCCAGCAATCTCTCGCCCATCGAGGATGCCTCCCCCACAGAGGAGCTGCGACAGGCAGCAGAGATGGAGGAGCTGCACCGCTCCTCCTGCTCCGAGTACTCACCTTCCATTGACTCAGAAGCAGAGAGCTTTGATGCTGTGGCCTCCAAGCTGTACAAGTCTGGCAGCGAATACAACCTGCCCACTTTCATGTCACTGTACTCTCCGACAGAGAAGGTGGAgagtgctgccagccagcccatCAGCAAGCCCCTGAAAAGCGCCGAGGAAGCCTATGAGGAGATGATGAGGAAGGCAGAGATGATGCAGAAGCAGCAGATCCAGCAGGCCCAGCCTGCCTTTTCCTCCAGCACTACCTACCAGCAGGTTGGCTACCGCAGTACCGAGGACCAGAACGGCTTTGACTACCAATATGGTGAGGAATACCGCTACGACAGCAGCCTCACGCACCCCTCCCAGCCCGACTATCCCAGTGCCCTGCCGAAGGCAGGAGCAGTGTACGAGGAGATCCTGCAAACCTCACAGAGCATCTCCAGGATGCACCAGTCCTCTTCCTTTGACCTGGCTTTCAAGCAGGGTGAGAAGGTGAAGGGACAAGAGGAGGGGTACCAGGAGAAGCGCTTCCTCAATGCCGAGAGCGCCTACGCTGACCTGCTGAAGCAGAATGGCGGCCCACTCACCCCTGGCACAAGCCCCACACAGCTCTCTGCTCCTGTCTCCTTTGCCAGCTCCGACAGCAGCACCGGCAAGGCTATTCCTGATGTCCGGGTCACTCAGCATTTTGCAAAAGAGGGACAAGACCTAGCCAAGCTCCAGAGTgctgtggcagctcccagcccagtATCCAAGGCTACCACCACTCCTTATGCTTACAGCAAAGGCACCAGCACTGTGACAACCGCAGCAGGCAGCCCTGGGATTGTGCTGCAGAGCTACAGCTCACCAAGTCCAGAGGCCCCATCCATAGCTGGGAGAAGCTACACTCCATCAAAGAGCACTGTCAGCTATGGCTCACAGACCGAGGACACCACCAGAACCAGGACAGTGGAGATCAGCGTGCAGACAGCCAGGGAGAAGATCCCAGCCGCGAGTGATAGCAAGCCCACACTGCCCAAGACATACACCTTCTTCAAGAGCTCCAGCCCTCCGCTCTCACCCACCTCACCTACACAGAGTCCCACCCGCACCACAAAAGCCACAGCAGAGTTTTCCACGCAGACACAGAGTCCAGTCCTCTCCTATGAGGGTCCTACTGCTGCTGGCCCAGACACCTCTTCCCCCATGGTGGCGCAGGGGACGCAGACGCCACACCAGGCGGGCTCGCCACGCCTGACCCGGCAGGCCTCCTCACAGGACTCCCCCTTCATGGTGATCACACTGGCGGCCGATGCAGCCAGCCAAACCAAGCCAGTCAGCTCTGGCGCCTTGACATCTCCCACTTCATCCCCAACCAGGCCAAGCCGGCAGCTGCTGACACATGGTTATACCCAGACACCGGAGCCAGAGCAGCCAACAGGTACCTATATCAGGGCACAGCCAGTGAAGGACCATGCCCAGAAAGCACCTGCTATGACTTCAGCCGCTGATGGCATCACAGGGCTGTACAGCTGGGGAGCACTCCCTGCAGAAAACATCTCCCTCTGCCGCAtctcctccatccctggcacGTCCCGGGTGGAGCCAGGGCCCAAGGTGCCAAGCAGCAATGCTGTGGACTTACGGACTGCATTGAAATCTGCCCCCATCATCATAACAGACCAAGGCATGGATCTCACGTCCTTGGCCACCGAGGCCAGGAAGTACTGCCTGACCCTGGACCATATCCCCAACCGGCAGTCCACGGCCATCCAGCCCTTGATCATCAACCTCaatgcccaggagcagccccacgCTATCattgcagcagccagcactgctggcctgGCCATCGCCTCTCCCATGATCCTCTCGCAGTCCAAGCAACCTGTGGTCTATGGAGACCCTTTCCAGAGCCGTGTGGATTTTGGGCAGGGGACCGGGAGCCCAGTGTGCTTGGCACAGGTGAAGCAGGTGGAGCAGGGTGTCCAGACAGCCACTGTCAGAGCCAGTGGGCTGGGCAGTGGCAAGCCCGAGCCCACTGCAGCCCCCCAGACCAAACTTGCAAGGTACAGTATGCCAGGCCAGATGGGGAAGAAAGACGTGCTCCTCACACAAACCGGTGAGGCACAGAATGCCAGCAGCCTCCCACAGTCCTTCCCACCAGAGCCAGGATCAGAGGTGTACCGAGCAGTACCAGTAGAGCTGAAGAGCCAAAGCCCTCTCCTTGCCATGGGCGGCAAGAAATCCCAGGTGATGATGGTGCATATGGAGGAGGCAGCGACTGGACCAGTGACCAAAGTGCTGAAGGAGGAGGTGCCAGCCAATGTCCTGGACCTCACGGGTGTGAAGCCGGAGAGCCAGGTGGCCTGCTGTGACATGGTCTACAAGTTCCCCTTTGGTGGCAGCTGCACGGGTGCTTTCAACCCCACCTCCAAGATGCCAGAGAAGAAAAGCGGGGAGGCAGCAGTGGTGCCTGGTCGGAAAGCTGGTGGACCAGTGTatggcagcagagagccagagcTGCCAGAGACCTTCCCTTACCGGGAGCAGCCGGCCCCAGCACCTGCGCTCTATGAGGAGCAGAAGTTTTACTCAGGCAGCGCCTTTGGACGTCTCTACTCCTCCATGTCAGACACAAACCTGTCCGAAATCGGGATGAGCTACTACCACACAAAGGGGGaccagcccttccctgccccgGCAGGTGATGCTGCTGTGGACCTCAGCACCATGAAGCATTCCTACAGTGTGGGCTTTGCCGAGGGGGGTTACCTGGGCCAGGGGCTACAGTACGGCTCTTTTTCTGACCTCCGCCAACCGGGAGAAATGCTGAGCCACCCCTTCCCCATGCGGAGGTACAGCTCAGCCTCCAACATCTACTCTGACTACCGTTTCTCACACCGGGGGGACCTGGCCAGCTTCCAGGAGTCCAGCCTGGCCCACTACAGTGCCACCACGGCACGTGAGATCAGCCGCATGTGTGCTGCCCTCAACTCCATGGACCAGTACGGGGGCCGGCATGCCAACGGCCCTGATGTGCTGCCTTATGGACCCAGCACTGGgcaggggggcacagggggtctggcagctcagcagcagggcCCTGTACCCCCCAAACCCAGTGGGATGTACAACCCCACCTACCCTGAGGGACGGCAGGGCTTCAGCAATCTGGCACAGTACAATGTTCCTGGTGTCCGCCTGGGCACCATCCGGCAAATGCTTCCTTCCACTGCAACCGTGCGGGCCGCCGACGGCATGATCTACTCCACCATCAACACCCCCATCGCCTCCACACTGCCCATCACCACCCAGCCAGCCTCGGTGCTGCGGCCCATGCTGCGTGGGCTATATAGACCCTATGGTCCAGGCGGTGTGGCAGCAGTCCCACTGGCCAGCTTAGCCAGGCTGCCAGTTGTCACCCCCCGTGTCCCACTTACAGCACAGAGCCTCTACCGCTTCCCAGCCCCAAGCcggccagccccagcagcctcaGTGATGGAGACGCCCGTCTACCTGGGGAAGCCTGTTGCCAGCACAGCACCGACAGCAGTGGGTGCTGCTCCCGCTGCCAAAGCACCTGCTATCCCTGCCGCACCTGCCAGTGgcttgcagagagcagagctgccaccaGCTGCACCCCGTGCAgaggcaccagcagcaccagcagcccccAAGGAGAGTGGGCCAGTGGCCCCGGCGCccaagccaccactggatggaGCTCAGCGGGAGGAGAGAGAGCGGGAAGAAGATCGTCAACGCAAGCAGCAGGAgcatgtgctgcagctggagcggGAGCGCGtggagctggagaagctgcGGCAGCTgcggctgcaggaggagctggagcggGAACGCGCAGAGCTGCAGCGGCACcgggagaaggagcagctgctggtgcagcgggagctgcaggagctgcagtgcatcaagcagcaggtgctgcagcagcagcaggaggagcgGCACGCGCAGCTGGCACTGCAACGGGAGCAGCTCGCCCAGCAGCGCCTCCAGCTCGAGCAcatccaccagctccagcaccagctgcagcagcagctggaggagcagaagcGGCAGAAGACCATCTTCCCCACCCCTGTGGAGCCCACTGCCCGCCCACCCGAGGGCCCCGCTGAGGTGCCGCGGGTGCTGCCGCACAATGGACAGGCATGGCCCCCACCAGGCCAGACACCCCCAGAGGGACAACCCGGTCCCCGCTACCCCATGCCACAGCGTCCACTCAGCAGCTCAGCCTCGGACATGTCACTTCAAGTCGAGGAGTCCTGGGAGCCCAGTCGGGGCATCAAGAAGAGGAACTCGATGCCACGGCTGAGGGATGCCTACGAGAAGGAGACCTTTGCGGCACGGAAGATGGCAGACAGCAGTGTGCAGACAGATGAGGAGGATGGCGAGGAGCGGTACATGCTGTCACGGCGGCGGCGGACGCGGCGCAGCGCTGACTGCAGCGTGCAGACGGACGAGGAGGACAGCGGGGAGTGGGAGCAGCCTGTGCGCCGCCGGCGCTCCAGGGCTTCACGGCACGCTGAGGCCACCACCGAGGGCAAAACGGACGGGGCAACCCGCACAGCCAGTGTGGGTATCCAGACCATCAGTGACTGCTCGGTGCAGACAGAGCCTGACCAACTCCTCCGTGTCTCACCCTCCATTCACATCACCACCCATGACCCCCGAGTGGAGATCGTCAAGTACATCTCAGCCCCAGAGAAGACGCAGCGGGGTGAGAGCCTGGCCTGCCAGACAGAACCAGAGCCAGCTCCCCAACCTGGTGTCGTGGTCCCCCAGCTGACAGTGCCCACCACCATCCCACCCTACTCCACCAACCTCCAAATAGTAAGCACAGGCCCCCTGGACCCCCACACTGTCCGGCAGCAGACCCTGGGCAAGTTTGAGAAGAAGAAGCCAGATCCCCTGGAAATTGGATACCAGTCCCATCTGCCAGCTGAatccctctcccagctggtGACCCGCCAGCCGCCCCGCTCTCCCCAGGTCCTCTACTCACCTGTCTCCCCCTTGTCCCCCCATCGCCTCTTGGAGTCCTCCTTTGCCACCAGCGAGCGGCTGAACAAGGCCCACGTCCCCCCACAGAAGCACTTCACCACTGACTTAGCCCAGCGCCAGCAGACACTGCCACGCCCCATCAAGACCATGCAGCGCTCCCTGTCCGACCCCAAACCCATCAGCCCCACCTCTGAGGAGGCCAGCAAGGATAGGTTCTCCCTCTACCAACACCCGCTGCTCCCCAGCTCACAGGTAGGTCACCACAGGGAACAACCTTACCCCCAGGGAACAGCCCCAGCAGGCATCTCGGgatgtttcattttcattagCACTGTGGcaattaatatttcaaaagGCTGTCTCCCCACGGCAGCTGATGGCAGCCAGCAGGCATAGACGTGCATGCCAATACCAGTGGCTGGAGGGAGGCCCTGGAGGTCCATTGGCTGCATGAGCCTGTCAGCaggcaggagatgctgcaggttggcAGCATCAGGACTGTCCCCCTGCTCTAGATGGGTCCTCCTTCTCTCTTGAGGACTCATGCACGGCTCCATTTAGGGTTGTAGTGGTTCTTGCTCACACCTTTGCCCCCACACACCGAGGTTGCCTTGGGCAGTCAAGTCCCAGCCAAGAAGTCCCAGGGCAAttcctggggcagcagcacccaCCGGCAGTCCCCTGAGTTACTCTGCCAAGTGCCCATGgacagaaagcattttttgcAGCAGAGGGTATGCACGTGGCCAGCTCAGCGCTTGGCTAGCTGCCACCCCCGGTAATTACTTACGGAAAGCACCCTGCCTGTTACTTCCATCCTATTTATTGTGCTTTTACATAAACGCCGCTTTCCCAGTGCGTGGGGGAACACGTGCACAGTGGGATGCCTCACCCCAGTGCCTAGGGCACAGGAGGACCACTGCAATGCTTGGGGTGGGACATGGGGAGGACACCCACCTGCCCCCTGACCAGATGTCCTTTGGCTTTGCAGGTGGGGGGGCTGCAGTCAAGCTCGCTGGCACGCAAGGTGAAGCGGACACTGCCCAGCCCACCACCTGAGGAGCCCCACGTCCCCCTGGCAagcccagctgcctcccagctctacCTGAGCAGCCTGGCTCCCAAGGCCACCGCACCTGTCACCAAGGCCAGcctgctgaaggagctggacCGCGACCTGAGGCTGGTGGAACACGAGGCCACCAAGCTGAGGAagaagcaggcagagctggacgaggaggagaaggagatcGATGCAAAGCTGAAGTACCTGGAGCTCGGCATCACCCAGCGCAAGGAGTCGCTGCTGAAGGATCGGGTTGGTGGACGGGACCACCCCTACCTGCGCTATCCCGGAGATCGCCGCGACTACCTGTCGGACAGCGAGCTGCACAGCCTGCGCCTCGCCGCCTACGACAGTGCCGGCCTGCGCCCTGCCGGGCAGTACCCCGACTACactgccgccgccgcctcctaTGGCGCCTACCCATACCCAGCCCCGCAGGGCCCCGCCGCCTTCCCACCACCACGCCTGCAGCACCCCCAGTTTCCCACAGCCAGCACCTCGCAGGATGGCTTGCCGGCAGCTCCACTACCCACCTTTACCTCGCCTGGTGGCTTCTCGGCCCCTGGCACCGCATacccagagctgggcaccccagctcagcctggcttCCAGCCCCAAAACCCCTACCAAGCCCCAAGCGCCTTTGCTGGGGCAGCCACTGTACCGGTGGCACAGCCTGCCCTCTACCAAAGCCCAGCAGACATAGCTGGTGGGCACCAGAAGCCACGGCAGACCTCTCTGGCTGACCTAGAACAGAAGATCCCCACCAACTACGAGGTCGTCGGTGCGGccaccagctcctctgctgtgcctgatgtcacCTTCAGCACTGCACCAGCGAGTGGTGGCTATGAGCAGTACAAGGCACCTGAGACCCGGCCAGCTGAGAGAACCAGCACGGCACCGGGCCCC harbors:
- the BSN gene encoding protein bassoon, with amino-acid sequence MGNEASLEGGGDDGQLPPAAAAAAGAPPPPAAAAKPPSAPGGGGQLPPAAGPSMLRRPEQLDQAVGQRSTSPSLAQTAPSSQSPREMRGQGQPGPAEGPRRTLQVDARSQGSGRSPSVSPDRGSTPTSPYSVPQIAPLPSSTLCPICKTTELTSSPGQPNFNACTQCHSKVCNQCGFNPNPHLTQVKEWLCLNCQMQRALGMDMTTAPRSKSQQQLHSPSPSPSQSPAKHPQPPAADKTPPVPRPLPQEQAKPQPTTPQREPHGQGQPKPQEAARSSPQHQPRSSPQHQQAKPSPSEQRKTLGDAGPKPAAPAPGAGAPEQPQEGLTGKLFGFGASLLTQASTLMSVQPEAPAPSQPSPGKVPPKIVFSDASKEAGPKAPGAQGRAGATPAAKPGKPEQGVKPKEVPKARVSCPLCKAEINVGSSEPPNYNTCTTCQQQVCNMCGFNPTPHLVEKNEWLCLNCQTQRLLEGSLGDPAPMPLPTPKAPSAGSPRHQPPTASQQRAPTPAPVPAEPVAPSEQQPSPARSLRAAEQSKTPSPAPAEKKPPAPAEKKPPVPAEEKPLPKAALEPSRAPESIAPRGKSMTPKPEAESKESQALPEAPRAKEQEDSSKPYPPDLSRSPQSLSDTGYSSDGISSSQSEITGLVQQEEEKLSSTGLAGQSPPSPSELTKLESSMRPLLEGGGAPTESPERGKSRTEPQDDQRQQQRPRYLSITPEAFDSDEELEDILEEDEEWDNQRERRESAESSDEFGSKLRHDYVEDSSEGGFSPVPPRTKGQEAEVTDEEFMRRQILEMSAEEDNLEEEEEEGYGRTKYSIPKAGQKTEAEKGKEPASAKRRLPHGASSMYTEDSKEVEAVEGDDLSTAQGGLRRFKTIELNSTTGYGREMEIGQEPDTSVDREPELEMESLTGSPEERSRGEYSSTLPATTPSYTSGTSPTSISSLEEDSDSSPSRRQRLEEVKQQRKARHRSHGPLLPTIEDSSEEEEMREEEELLREQEKMREVEQQRIRSTARKTKRDKEELRAQRRRERSKTPPSNLSPIEDASPTEELRQAAEMEELHRSSCSEYSPSIDSEAESFDAVASKLYKSGSEYNLPTFMSLYSPTEKVESAASQPISKPLKSAEEAYEEMMRKAEMMQKQQIQQAQPAFSSSTTYQQVGYRSTEDQNGFDYQYGEEYRYDSSLTHPSQPDYPSALPKAGAVYEEILQTSQSISRMHQSSSFDLAFKQGEKVKGQEEGYQEKRFLNAESAYADLLKQNGGPLTPGTSPTQLSAPVSFASSDSSTGKAIPDVRVTQHFAKEGQDLAKLQSAVAAPSPVSKATTTPYAYSKGTSTVTTAAGSPGIVLQSYSSPSPEAPSIAGRSYTPSKSTVSYGSQTEDTTRTRTVEISVQTAREKIPAASDSKPTLPKTYTFFKSSSPPLSPTSPTQSPTRTTKATAEFSTQTQSPVLSYEGPTAAGPDTSSPMVAQGTQTPHQAGSPRLTRQASSQDSPFMVITLAADAASQTKPVSSGALTSPTSSPTRPSRQLLTHGYTQTPEPEQPTGTYIRAQPVKDHAQKAPAMTSAADGITGLYSWGALPAENISLCRISSIPGTSRVEPGPKVPSSNAVDLRTALKSAPIIITDQGMDLTSLATEARKYCLTLDHIPNRQSTAIQPLIINLNAQEQPHAIIAAASTAGLAIASPMILSQSKQPVVYGDPFQSRVDFGQGTGSPVCLAQVKQVEQGVQTATVRASGLGSGKPEPTAAPQTKLARYSMPGQMGKKDVLLTQTGEAQNASSLPQSFPPEPGSEVYRAVPVELKSQSPLLAMGGKKSQVMMVHMEEAATGPVTKVLKEEVPANVLDLTGVKPESQVACCDMVYKFPFGGSCTGAFNPTSKMPEKKSGEAAVVPGRKAGGPVYGSREPELPETFPYREQPAPAPALYEEQKFYSGSAFGRLYSSMSDTNLSEIGMSYYHTKGDQPFPAPAGDAAVDLSTMKHSYSVGFAEGGYLGQGLQYGSFSDLRQPGEMLSHPFPMRRYSSASNIYSDYRFSHRGDLASFQESSLAHYSATTAREISRMCAALNSMDQYGGRHANGPDVLPYGPSTGQGGTGGLAAQQQGPVPPKPSGMYNPTYPEGRQGFSNLAQYNVPGVRLGTIRQMLPSTATVRAADGMIYSTINTPIASTLPITTQPASVLRPMLRGLYRPYGPGGVAAVPLASLARLPVVTPRVPLTAQSLYRFPAPSRPAPAASVMETPVYLGKPVASTAPTAVGAAPAAKAPAIPAAPASGLQRAELPPAAPRAEAPAAPAAPKESGPVAPAPKPPLDGAQREEREREEDRQRKQQEHVLQLERERVELEKLRQLRLQEELERERAELQRHREKEQLLVQRELQELQCIKQQVLQQQQEERHAQLALQREQLAQQRLQLEHIHQLQHQLQQQLEEQKRQKTIFPTPVEPTARPPEGPAEVPRVLPHNGQAWPPPGQTPPEGQPGPRYPMPQRPLSSSASDMSLQVEESWEPSRGIKKRNSMPRLRDAYEKETFAARKMADSSVQTDEEDGEERYMLSRRRRTRRSADCSVQTDEEDSGEWEQPVRRRRSRASRHAEATTEGKTDGATRTASVGIQTISDCSVQTEPDQLLRVSPSIHITTHDPRVEIVKYISAPEKTQRGESLACQTEPEPAPQPGVVVPQLTVPTTIPPYSTNLQIVSTGPLDPHTVRQQTLGKFEKKKPDPLEIGYQSHLPAESLSQLVTRQPPRSPQVLYSPVSPLSPHRLLESSFATSERLNKAHVPPQKHFTTDLAQRQQTLPRPIKTMQRSLSDPKPISPTSEEASKDRFSLYQHPLLPSSQVGGLQSSSLARKVKRTLPSPPPEEPHVPLASPAASQLYLSSLAPKATAPVTKASLLKELDRDLRLVEHEATKLRKKQAELDEEEKEIDAKLKYLELGITQRKESLLKDRVGGRDHPYLRYPGDRRDYLSDSELHSLRLAAYDSAGLRPAGQYPDYTAAAASYGAYPYPAPQGPAAFPPPRLQHPQFPTASTSQDGLPAAPLPTFTSPGGFSAPGTAYPELGTPAQPGFQPQNPYQAPSAFAGAATVPVAQPALYQSPADIAGGHQKPRQTSLADLEQKIPTNYEVVGAATSSSAVPDVTFSTAPASGGYEQYKAPETRPAERTSTAPGPSASYSSESLYTNLEQNIPRNYVMIEDISELTKESPAVDGQKAEPVGTSTDSRHSREKSDLGDAEGSGRPCCYTKAEEESEEDIYDHHGPDHRGKNSYYRGTESNGRVSGSSTSSSYYYGDSEYRHSSRMDKHSSGTPLPKHSSKNLAPAVISSKRSKHRKQGMEQKISKFSPIEEAKDVESDLASYSTTTSIGSSNVASRAKKLQDEITYGLKKNVYEQQKYYGVSSRDLVDEEERVYSSSSRTRSSGYGVEKSSSREMGGRSKSYERESMERSQKVSSKPSSLSMSQSRGRAPMRSQPSEEESPVSPMGKSMGGSRTVGGPGPQSVGDPCSQFCSSHSLPDVQKHIKDVPRSHSYKHEEGYGMDDAHCVVSDSEAYHLGQEETDWFDKPREARAERVRHYSGHSSSQKRPPVKHTYHDYDEPPDEDLWQHDDYPQHREHRHHREYDRHAGSSRHTSDEPPRRSSKQHPRESGRHEPRGHGPSAGPKKAQQPESRAPYGPSSADYAPSSRPTAHHHGTETPKAQKPSQSHGSATPAPKPEPLTHPQQPAARQQQAGQPAARQQPAARQAAQPASSIQPETRGRTPGPASSRTPQQQPGPAQAAGKAPTTLHAQPGGHPAPTTKAEPTDMSKPAAKVPQQPGRAPSTQPLGAAADSKAGPRAAGPRGPTGMATGQPGGEGESVFSKILPGGAAEQAGKLTEAVSAFGKKFTSFW